A window of Hypomesus transpacificus isolate Combined female chromosome 7, fHypTra1, whole genome shotgun sequence genomic DNA:
CCCCCAAGCCACCGGGACCCAAATCTCCAGGTGAAGTTGCACGAGGGACGGCAACTAGCGTAACACAAGAAGCTTTGTTTGCTTCCTGGAACCACCAGCTCTGGGCCGTTAATGGAGACGTTGGCAGGTCCAGCTGGAACATGACATGCATAAGAAATTGGTGAATCAGGGTCCAGCCATGCTTTTCAGTGCACAGACTTGACACTTGTTACAGAAGCACAGCTACAGTTTGTTAGTCCAAAGCAAAGTATTGGTTTGTCAGTCCAAAGCAAAGCTACTGCCACACCTTTAAACAAACATGCAGAAGCGGATCTGAGCGAGGTTAGACACCTCCACAGAGACATGACCTCTCATCTTAGAAGACGCAAACACACTGCGTGATAAAACCGATACAAATAAATTGAATTCTTCATCTTAATTTACAGGCACACATTTTCAACTGGCacctcagtgttctgccaagctTATCCACGTCACTTATCATCAGCATCTATGTTTAACAATACGAGACAAAGGAAATTGCTGTTGGCCACACTAAGCACACCGCGCCATGACTCAGGGAAACACCAAGCAATCAGCTGTGAGGTGAGTGTTGTTGACTTTGGCTCAGTGGTAgatcatttgactgcagatcactttggatgaaagtatCTTAATAAATCATAATAATTATCTGGGCCATTCCAAATTCCAGGAATTCTATCACAGTTGTATTAAATAAAAGTCTATGGAAAGGCCCTGTCCAAACAAACTGGAGAATTTTGTGTACTCTGGTAAAACTGAAATATCAAGTATGTTGGAAAAATAAGATTGCAGTAATAAGACATGTTGGAATAATAATCAAAATATCCTGGCGGCACCACAATCACTGTATTCTGCTTAACAGTGGTTttaaaaactgtaaatgtaTTGTACATGGCCATAGACAGAGTATATATAGTTATAATGGGGAGAAGAGGTGCTGAGCCTGAGAACCACTGTTCTAGAAAGCACTTTCCCTGTTTTAGACATCCTCGGTTTTTATCAAAGACCCACCTAAGACCTGAACCGTCTTTGCGGTCACTGAGGCGTCCTTCGACACAGTGTCCCTTGCTGTGCATTCGATGGTCATGGACTCCACCCACTGGCGCACGGTGAAGGAGAGCTCGTTTCCTGGGCTGCTCTTGCCGTCCACACCCAGGGTGAAGTTACAGGGTGGGGAGCACTCAGCGAGACACACGTAGCTGCACGGCACGCCCACAGTCACAAAGTCTGGTCCAAAGATGGTTGGCTTCGAGGGAGCGTCTGAAAATTACAGTGCACAGTACAGACCTGCAATTGATGTTAAAACGACAAGAATGGAGAGCGTCTAAAAACCTAAAGTGAACAATACAGTCCAGTATAATACAGAAATGTCAAATGATTGATAAAGGATTATAAGGTTGCAACTAGAGAGGTGGGTTTAGCTGTCTGTTCAACAAAAGAGTACCAGCTACTGTAGATATATCACCACATACGCCCAAAGACTCAGTTCAGCTGTATAACTAGTCCTTGTGATCATGAGCAGATGGGTAGAGTGTGGTCCattctctctcagtgtgtgtgtgtgtgtgtgtgtgtgtgtgtgtgtagattacTTACGGGAACCAACACCTTCAGCCCGATCAGAAATCTCCCCACCCCTGGTTGCAACTGCTCCTGCCAACCCATGACAAGAACAGCTTCACATCAACACAACCCTGACTGTGCTTTACACACAAGATAAGCTGTGTAATACACAAAACCATTGTACATCCAATAAACCgccacacactcactgtacacAAGATAAATGGTCACACATACACTGTACCGAAAataaagtcacacacacacagaaacacaatgaGCACAGACGCACATGCTGTACCCAAactgccacacacaaacatacactgtacacacacactgttcacatCGACCTGTACCACCTGTCAAGAAGGCAAGCAGCAGCGACAGACCAAGCCGTGTGTGTGGGTTCTCCATTGTCCCCGCGGAGCTAGAACGATGTGACTACCAGGTAGTGAAGGACAGGTGTGCTGGGGTGTAGACACAGGTACAGGTCGACGACTCAATAGTCCTTATCAGGGAACTAATCCTGAGCAAACCTGCCCTGCCTTCATCCTGGTCATCTCACCGGTCTGACCACCACATCCACATCACCTCAAACGTGTTCTACATTGGCATGTGAGGGGGAAAAGAGCCATTTTCAgtcgttttttttccttttgtgtGGTGTATATAAAGAGTTGACCGCCCTTTTAGTATCAACTCAATGGGCCTTTCCTGTTTAATTCAAgcttacataaaataaaatactttagGAACATTTCTTTACTTCTAACATTTCTCATAAGACAGTATTCTGTTCTGTGGCGTTGCTTATCACGCGGTTTTGGGGGCTGGTTTAATTTTATTCTCTTGTCAAAGTCAAATACAATATGTTGGAGTCATTCGTTTTATCGAAGTAGTTGGCATAGCCTAGTTGGTCAATTGACAGGTGGACGTGCAAAATGTGATCTCGAGGTTTGATGAAAATGTGACGGTGATACATAGAGTAGGGCCGACGCATCATGTTAAAAGGACTCAAAATAGGGTGTTTTTCTTTGCTTAATTGTTTTACAAACAATATCTGTAGTTGTATCATAGTGGAGCTCAGACTAAATGCTGCTGATGCCTACAACATAAGAAACATTCATAATATATTTGAAAATGTCTGTTTATTCAGCTTAAACTAAAAACCATCTTAATTCTGTACAATCATATTACATCTGTACAACAACACAATTATCATTGACAGGtcagcatagtgtgtgtgtgtgttagagtgatGTCTCTTTGGCGTCTTTGGTTTCTGTCACTGATGGCCGGAAGGTCAGAATCTCTGTAAATGTGTGACCTGTACAAGGAAATGAAACAATGTTCTGTAATCAACTCTCTAATCGACACTTAAATACTTTGGAGATCACATGACAGGTTTGAAAATCACATGACTGGCTTCCTACAGTATCTACATgaactctgcttctctctgacctccattagacctccctccatccctccgctATATCCCTCCATCATTTtgcttctctttccctttcactcTTTAGCTCCCTCTCGCCATCCCTCCATGtccctctctccatgtccctctctccatgtccctctctctccccatccctccatgtccctctctccatgtccctctctccatgtccctctctctccccatccctccatgtcccctttctctccctccatgtccctctctccctccatgcccctatctttctccctccatctccctctctccatgtccctctctccatccatccatgtccctctctctctccctccatctccctctctctctccctccatgtccctctctccatccctccatgtccctctctctctccctcccttacgTTTCCACTGCTCCAGGGGCAGGTCAGTGTTGTCCATGGAGTGGTCGTAGGGTTgggcctctgtctcctcttctggCTCTCTGAACTCGCTGAAGAAGGGCATGGCTAACGCTTCCGACGCACTCACCCTCATCTCTGGGTCCAGCAGCAGCATACACTCCAGAACACCtaccgctacacacacacacacacacacacacacacgcacacacatcaggACAAACGCAAACACGTGTAACAGATTCACACCATGACACACATGTAGCACAAACGCagccaccaaacacacaccttgTTACAGACAAACAATTGAATGACTTAACCAATCTAAAactatttgatttattttttacttttagtATATGCTATGGATTCGTGTTTTAATCGTGTTTGTGATTACCTTCCGAGCTTGTTTTGGAGAAAAGCATGTGCAAATCTTTCTTTTGTACTTTGGGTAAACTTCTGATGTAGTTTTTGGCCTGTAGAACAAAGCAGTAGAAATACACATCAACATGTGTATCATTGCAagggagattgtgtgtgtgtaggtgtcaaGGAAGTGCATGGATGTGCGTATATGTGCGTACGcgttagtgtgcgtgtgtgagtgaattcTCACATCTTGGCTCTGCAGCTTCAACACAAAATCAGCAGTAGGCGTACCGGTCACCTTCATGATCTCCTTCAACTGGTCCAGGTCTGACATCACCAGGGGTCAAGGATCACAGAAGCTTAAGCACACACATCATTACAGACGCCACAGGAAATATGACCCTGGAGGCTGAACTGGGACCTGTACAACTATGAAGCTTCTAATCTAATCAAACTGATATGTATATGATCAAACTGTAGATGACATTAGCCACATGGACAGGATGGTGTACTATGGTCAGTGATGAGGGATACGGTCATTTCCTTTAAACAGCGGTTTCCCCAAAAGCATCTCTGCCATGATGCAGCCCACTGACCAGATATCCACTAAAAGATACAAAatatagagaaagaaagagagggggggagagagagacagagaaagagggagagacagagaaagagtgagggagacagggaaagagaaataaagagagggaggtgaaatATCATCACTTGACAAGTAGTGCCAGCTTGTGGACATATGTAGTCAGAAATCACTGTGAAGGTccctttgtgggtgtgtgtgtatgtgtgtgtgtgtatatgtgtgtgagcgtaTATTGGTTTAACTATTcacaaaaggaaaataaaaatattgATTAGTGAGGTTAAACAATTGTGTGTTGTTTAAGAATGAATGtatgtttatgagtgtgtgggACTAACCGGTCTGTGTGTAGTGCATCCAGTTAAGGATCACCTCGGGGGCTCTGTACCATCGGGTCACCACATACCCGGTcatctctgtgtctgcctgcctggccaGCCCGAAGTCCaagatctggggggggggggggggtataaagtacaaaatacctAACTACTAGTTTCAGACCACAGAGGAAGCAGAAACCGGTACTTTCACAGTTTGTGAAAGTGAAGTTTTCACTTGTGTCTGAGTGCTAGTAAGGGTTAGCTGAATAGTTTCAGGCAGTgttaatgaatgaataaatctaCTTATTTGGCCTCGCTGAGCACAGGAAAAATCAGGTCACAAGCAGACATTTAGTGACATCATATGGTTGTGTACCTGAACTCTACAAAGTGAATCAAAACTAATGTATGATTACACAGATGTGAGATCTGTGTTATTATTCAttctttaatttaaataaaattaTTGTTGCGTACCTTCAGCTCACAGTCTTGGTTGACTGACAGATTCCCTGGTTTGAGATCCTGGAAAGTTCAAAAGAATCAGTTGATTCAGACTGAGAAACCGCTGAcagcactgtcacacacacacagtcaaccacACAGTCTTTCttttgcatacacacacacaccgctgctgtttctctctctccctctgtctctcacacacacacacacacacacacacggtctctctccccagtctctctTTCACACGCACACCGCCACTTTCtctcatacgcacacacagtctcatAAAACccatacaaccacacacacacacactcatgattAAGCCACTGCTGTGGGAAACCAGATGAATAGGAGTGGGGGTGCCAAAGAGCAAGCACCCCACCCCCCgataggtcaaaggtcacacacCCGGTGGATGATCCCTGCTGAGTGGATGTactgcagagaggaagaggacacAAAGACTTAGTCAAGGATATTACTAACAAGTATATTGTTTATATCTGAATGATGCTgtatgattttgtgtgtgtgtgtgtgtatatatatatatatatatatatacacatacagtatatccaatatgtgtgcaagagtgtacactgtatgtctgtgcatcttcatgtgcgtgtgtacatatgtgtgtccgcatgcatgcatgtggatGACATCTAACCTTTAGTCCTTTCAGCATTTGATAGACCAGGAACTGAACTCTGTCCTCAGTCAGTCTCTCCAGCTTCATCAGTTTCCCCAGGTCTGTTCCCATGAAGGGCATGACCAGGTAGCTGATAGAGAGGGATATGGGGGAttcgaaagagaaagagagagggggggagagaaagagagagagagggggggggggggagagagagagaaacagagcttCATAATTAATGATATGAATATTTTCATATTCTGTATTTTGTAAATGTACTCCAATATAAACATGAGAGGCTTTCAAGAACGTAAAAACGTACAAGTCATGGAATCTGTCCAATGAGATCTCAGAGGTGAACACATCGAGAAGGCCAATCACCTGAGAAGTCGCAGAGAAAGCACAAGGTTAaatttaatcacacacacacacctcacacacatactactcacacagacacacacaaacagaccaatataatataaatatgtcTCTGCAATGCTCAAGATAACTCCTGACTAACTGCTTAGAAAGGTTTCATATGTAAACGTGCTGGAATGGAGATACGTTTTAGGGTTGTtatgggatggaggaggtgatagTGAGAGAAAATCTAGTGTTCTATTGGAGGACAGTGAGAGAGGTTCTCACGTTCTCATGCTTCATGTGTTTAAGGAGGCGTAGCTCCCTGTATGCTCTCTTGGCAAACAGCTTGGACTGGAAGGGTCTGTGCAGCTTCTTTATGGCCACTCTCAAGCCTGACCTGCGATCCAGAGCTGAGCTgccagggaggaagacagacaccatAAACCAGTTAGTCATCAGAGGAAATGATCAGAATTTAATTCAATTTATTTCCTTGTGTTAATCTTCTGAGGAAATGATCAGGACATTTTGAACTGTAATACTTGGTTATGTTTGAGACTTTGTTTTAACATTAAGTGCCTTTGATGGGATTTATAGTGTGAAATGTGTCCTAAAATCAGCATTGACTAGGCCCTAAACAAGTTTGTGTTTTATTGGTAGACTAAACATAAATTGCCTAGTTGGATACAAATGTAAGCTATTAAACTGTCACACGAAAGAAAATGTAATGGcttcctttcttttctgccAGCCCCTGGTCTGGCGGTGTTGAAGTTTAATGGAAGTTCCTCAGCTGGCTCGAGCCCAACAATGCACCAGTGGGGTTTCTTTGTTATGCCCACAGCCCAACTTCACAAAGACAGATATTTCCTTCTCGATATGGCTTATAGGTTCATCAGCACGCAAAAACGATGTGGATGATTTTAGTGTACACGATATCTCAGATGGGTTGATGGCTCAATTTAGACGTAGTGACGCACATTCCACGTCCTTTCAAGTACGTCCATGCACCCATTGTTGCCAGTCGATAAACTTGCACCAAAGAACTTGACGCAGACGCGCATTAGTTattgttgtcgaagcaaactgtaTCTTGACATCTTCTACCAGTGCATACATTTTCCTCCGATAAAGCAATAATATCAAACAATTGTTCAAATACAGTATGTCTTAGTTTTACTGAACTTACCATACAGTTCCGTACGCTCCCGTTCCCACCTGCTTTAGTTCTCGATACCGCTCTGGAACCTCCCATGCCGTTTTGTTTACCTCCTGACGGTAAAATCCAGTCCGCGAGCGGATTGACATATCGATTAATCCAGGTCGGTAGGTCGCCGCTCACTTGTAATATAATTCTAAACACACTGTTGTGTTCATGAGATTTATATCTCTTAACACCAAACGACCCTCGACAACACTGGTCCGACAAAATGCGCAGTGCGCCCCGTTGGCCAAAAGCGGTCCTCAGTGACGCAAAAGATAATTTCCTGGTGTTGACCACCTTTTGCCAGCGACTACTGGCTACAGATAGGCACACCCCAAACCGCCTGGTTGCTACGGCCAATCGATGGGCGTGTAGGTTCATATTATGTGAAGTAATTGATGGAAAGGCTGTTGTTCCTGTTGTCATGGGATTGTGTGACGCGAGTGGCCGGGAAAGATAGTAATGAAATGCTATTTTAGTCCCTGCCTTAATCCACTGGAAACTTCCGTTTTGCTGACAGTTTATTATGTCTTGTCCCCCCACAGACAACAATTAGACTGATTCCTGTCCAGAAACATGCTCTGCCACAAACAAACTGACAGAAACGTCCATGATAAGGAACTTTGTTTTTATTGAGGGGAGCAGAATGGTAGTCAATTTGAAGAGTTCCAGGCTTTGAGGGAGTCTTTTGCTGGCTGGAAGAACCTGCTGAAGACATgcaaagcagacacacacactgtatagacCTATGCCATAGGCCATGTCCCATCGGCTTACACTAAAAGTCCAGTGATATGATTTTTGTAACAAAGACATTTGTTAGGTTTGTTTACCCTCCTGTGTGAGTTGATTTGGCATTCAAGGAAACAAACATTTGGTTATAGTGATGTAAATCCATTAAGCAGCCATTTCACTGTTGAGGTTCATGCCGCCATCTGATCAACACAAACATTCTAGAAAGTACACATTTGTTAACATTCATTTTGTTTTCACATCCATCAGATATATGACATCAAAATTTGGTTCACCACACATATCGTACAACATCAACCGTCCTGCGCAGACGTGATCTTAGTTGACAGATGTATTACTGTAAGTGAGGCGTGTGATTGTGGCTGTAgtaatacatacatacataacagGCGATCCCAGAGCATGTTACTAGATCCAAAATATGCAATGGATGTGCTATGATATGGGAGCTTCTTCTTTTATTGTTCAAAAACTAGTAGATGGCGATATGCCTCTTGTGCCATTATAATGCCAACTCCTCAGATTCAACTCTTCActccgggtgtgtgtgtgatagtggcCAGTTAGTTCCGCCGATCATGTTTGTCTTTATGGTGTTGTTGTCGCTGTTCCATCTGTTAAAGCCCTCTCAGGGGGAATCCTAGTCAGACATGATTCATCTGAAACTGCATGGTAACTCCATCCAGAGTTGAACCTCCTCAGCTGAAAGTCATGGACCTGTATAACCTTTGTCCCTGGAGCTCCAGAGCTTCTGGTGTCCATGAGCTTGTACCAAGTCCAGTGAGTCGCTGAGTGACTGGCAGCTACAATCTGAAAGACCTTAGACACTGTTACCACAAGTCACGACCAGCGCTACGATTGTAGCCAACAATCCGACTCTCCTCAGGTGAGACCTCATTCTCAGAGCGCTTTTAGTAAACAGATATCATCTGGAGGTCTTCAATGACTGCAAGGGGATGATTCGGCAACTGTGGGTTGTGGTGTGGTTTGTATGCGTGGAAGAGCGTTCTATGCTACAGTTTAAACATCAGAGACATAATTGGGTCGGAATCCTCAGCAACACTCCAACTCTGAACCTTTGGTAAGAATGCTGTTCTACCTTGCTGCCACGACGTTTACTGATGACAGAAAGAAAGTTATAAATCACTGATATTGTTTCATGCAAGTCCACTGAGTGGAACAGTTACGGTGGTAATATGGTAATGTATGACCATCTCCATTACAAAGGATTGGAGTGGCTTGATACTTAATTCTGGTGGGACATCTATTGGACAAAACTAGAATAGGTAAGTTTGGATGCTAGTGCTACTTgctaactctctctttctcaatctctttctcactgtctctctttatcactgtctctctttctcactctctttctcactctctcacactctttctgACTTACAACACCAATCTGAAAATACAAACTTCTTTCCCTGTAATCGTAATGTGCGTATAATTCTCATCCCTTCATGTTCAAATGCAAACCGCCTCTTCCCCGCCCCCTTCACACTTCACTCCTGACGGACAGTCAAACCGACCAATAATCACATTCatcagggagggggaagagcatgCCCTGGGATACAGCGTTGTCTCTGATTGGCTCGCAGTCTCTCTCGGCTCCTCCCAGACCTGGCTGACTGAAGGACAGGCAGAGACAAAGGGGGGCGGATCTTCTTCAGGAGgcgggagaggggcggagcagGAAGTGGCAGAGCAGGAAGGGGCGGGGCATTTTACGGCTCCACCTGAAGGTTGTCTGTGTTGCTGACGGGTGGCTTGATCCCGTTCACCTCCTCAAACACCAGCTCTAAGGGGATAagtgaggaagaagaaaaaagagaatgaGATGGGGGGTGGACACAgaaggggagcgagggaggcagggaaagagATACCAACTCTTGCTATGCTTGAACCTTCTAACGTAATAGATCCTTCTCAGTCTCCACCACCTTTCCTCCAAACATCTTTCCCCCTTCTCATCACCTTTCCTCCCCCCatttctccatcttctccctcacctcctccagacatccctccattcatctttcccttcctctctggtcCCTCCTgagtctcaccctccctcccttatgccgtccctccatccctccttccatgtcaccctctctccctttccttttctCCATCTCGCACTCTCCATCTTGCTCTcgccatccctctctcactcggtccctccttccctctctcacccttccACTCCTCCAGAGTGCGGTCCTTGCTCTCCAGCGTCTGGTCGTAGGGTGGGGCCTCAGGCTCGTCGTCAGGGTCATGGTACTGGGAGAAGTAGGGATGGGACAGGGCAGCGCTGGCCGAGATACGGCCGTCACAGTCCAACACCAGCATACGCTTCAGGAGGTCCACAGCTAACGGAggaagagggcgagagaggcagagagagagagaaagagagggagagagagagagagagggagagaggggcagagggagagaggggcagagggagagagaggggcacagaAAGGGGGGGATTAGAgctagagaggcagagagactgtgtgtgaaaagtcagagagacagacagaatgagggagggagggagttgttGGAGCCATGTTGATGAAGCTCTCACTCACCCAGCGGGTTGGCTCCTCTGAAGATCTTCTCCAAGTCCTGCTGAGGCATGAAGGGGAGTGACTGGATGTATTTCTGAGCCTGCCAATGAGAATCGATGCATGATAGCAGTTAGCGGTAATTGATTGGTATATAGAAAAGTCAATCATCCAACACGTCCATGAAATTAGCAAGTTAATATTGTTGAATCATCTGCTGCGACAAAGCATTAGCTAGGAACTCATTTCTGGTTTCTAGTCGGCCCCTTTAATCTTTAATCCCTCCATCcgcccatccctccatccgccCATCCCTACATCCCTCCATCCGCCCATCCCCACATCCCTACATTCTTACATCCCTACATAtgcccatccctccatcactccatccCATATCTGCCCATctttccacccctccatctgccCCTTCCCCTATCTTTCCATCCGCCCAtccctctatttctgtctcacATGTTCAGAGGAGATCTTCTGCAGGAGATCAGGTGTCGGCGTGCCCACTACCTCCATGATTCTCTTCAGCTG
This region includes:
- the LOC124469362 gene encoding mitogen-activated protein kinase 12-like — protein: MSIRSRTGFYRQEVNKTAWEVPERYRELKQVGTGAYGTVCSALDRRSGLRVAIKKLHRPFQSKLFAKRAYRELRLLKHMKHENVIGLLDVFTSEISLDRFHDFYLVMPFMGTDLGKLMKLERLTEDRVQFLVYQMLKGLKYIHSAGIIHRDLKPGNLSVNQDCELKILDFGLARQADTEMTGYVVTRWYRAPEVILNWMHYTQTVDIWSVGCIMAEMLLGKPLFKGNDHLDQLKEIMKVTGTPTADFVLKLQSQDAKNYIRSLPKVQKKDLHMLFSKTSSEAVGVLECMLLLDPEMRVSASEALAMPFFSEFREPEEETEAQPYDHSMDNTDLPLEQWKRHTFTEILTFRPSVTETKDAKETSL
- the LOC124469364 gene encoding carcinoembryonic antigen-related cell adhesion molecule 5-like — protein: MENPHTRLGLSLLLAFLTGAVATRGGEISDRAEGVGSHAPSKPTIFGPDFVTVGVPCSYVCLAECSPPCNFTLGVDGKSSPGNELSFTVRQWVESMTIECTARDTVSKDASVTAKTVQVLAGPANVSINGPELVVPGSKQSFLCYASCRPSCNFTWRFGSRWLGGHGNEISITAKKLAKERTLTCKAINSVSGLYAMASLNVAYGPSDVTIKGPDYVRPGKEATFWCYAECSPSCAYLWFVDGHTMEGQRLSYMAITISDRTKSDTILCEAQNIVSGQAKSATKAVSLEGPYGRSMATRAELTLGLLLFALTLVSVILL